In Candidatus Limnocylindria bacterium, one DNA window encodes the following:
- a CDS encoding sugar ABC transporter substrate-binding protein: MESPTRRLKSIVPALVVALLLSACAGATPTPTGAGVSSSPAGPSQTLTTAPVTLRILRYTATKAEEDLHASWIAEFKKDHPNITIEAEVVPFGELSNKIQASVAGGNPPDIFFIDGPNTKTYAYLKILRPLDQYLPAGFKADIVDATLEEQSYQGQLYSMPDRQTAPALFYNKDMLDAIGVKPPTKLADAWTWDEALKVWMQLKAKSPDVWPLEPSRFGAGGAGFYYRDGIFSRSAGDRSAPISSSLYKTFAAISPDGTTVQGYIDSPEAITAGKWFQDLTMVHAVTSKVGIPNAFLDKKAAMTIDHEGILGRMNTQYPNGGFNIGVTPMPYFKKPVVMTGSNASGISARSTHPAEAAAYLNFIYNDANRLRYWDANRNMPARKSLFDKLPAYKDYPLSMLKEQLLTIGAPRPPTPAWAIFDSIINAAIKDISLGAPVETTLHKAAVDVDKELAKYPK; this comes from the coding sequence GTGGAGAGTCCGACGCGCCGTTTGAAGTCGATAGTCCCAGCGCTCGTCGTTGCATTGCTTCTCTCTGCATGTGCAGGCGCGACACCGACGCCGACGGGGGCGGGCGTGAGCTCTAGCCCAGCAGGTCCATCCCAGACACTCACGACCGCACCTGTCACCTTACGCATTCTTCGGTATACCGCGACCAAGGCCGAAGAGGACCTACACGCCAGCTGGATTGCCGAGTTCAAGAAGGATCATCCCAATATCACGATCGAGGCCGAGGTTGTTCCTTTCGGAGAGTTGAGCAACAAGATTCAGGCGTCCGTCGCCGGAGGGAATCCGCCTGACATCTTCTTCATTGATGGCCCGAACACCAAGACCTATGCATACCTCAAGATCTTGCGACCCTTGGACCAGTACCTACCAGCGGGGTTCAAGGCAGACATCGTTGACGCCACACTCGAAGAGCAGTCGTACCAGGGACAACTCTATTCAATGCCAGACCGCCAGACGGCTCCGGCGCTCTTCTATAACAAGGACATGCTCGACGCCATCGGCGTTAAGCCGCCCACGAAGCTTGCGGACGCTTGGACATGGGACGAGGCACTTAAGGTATGGATGCAGCTCAAAGCGAAGTCTCCGGACGTCTGGCCTCTTGAGCCGTCCAGATTCGGCGCGGGAGGCGCGGGCTTTTACTATCGCGATGGCATCTTCTCGCGCTCAGCCGGCGACCGATCAGCACCCATAAGTTCGAGCCTCTACAAGACCTTCGCTGCGATAAGTCCCGATGGGACGACCGTGCAGGGCTACATCGATTCTCCGGAAGCGATCACTGCCGGAAAGTGGTTCCAGGACCTCACGATGGTTCACGCGGTGACCTCTAAAGTCGGAATTCCAAACGCCTTCCTAGACAAGAAGGCAGCCATGACCATCGACCACGAAGGCATCCTCGGTCGTATGAACACCCAATACCCCAACGGGGGCTTCAACATCGGTGTCACACCGATGCCTTATTTCAAGAAGCCGGTAGTCATGACTGGCAGTAACGCGTCAGGTATCTCGGCGCGCTCCACCCACCCAGCCGAGGCGGCCGCTTACTTGAATTTCATCTACAACGACGCGAATCGGCTGCGCTACTGGGACGCGAACCGCAACATGCCGGCTCGCAAGTCGCTCTTCGACAAGTTGCCAGCGTATAAGGACTACCCGCTCAGCATGCTGAAAGAACAACTTCTGACGATCGGCGCACCACGACCGCCAACGCCCGCGTGGGCGATCTTCGACTCCATCATTAATGCCGCGATTAAGGACATCTCACTTGGCGCGCCTGTTGAGACAACTCTCCATAAGGCTGCTGTCGATGTTGATAAGGAGCTAGCAAAGTACCCAAAGTAG
- a CDS encoding sugar ABC transporter permease encodes MRRLRDGATIALFLTPAFVGLGLFHFLPIFIALRGSLFDLNLLVPDRETFIGVEHYMTMLSDEEFRRSLLNTVVYTGTKLVIQLPLSFGLALLIETRLRGTTLLRSAIFAPTVTAVAIAAVIWGLMYQPQAGLINSILGAVGIEPQSFLTSKDQALPSIIALGIWQDTGLTVLILLGGLQGIPRDFYEAAQLDGASGWQAVRHLTLPLLRRTILFTVVLTTIFAFKVFAEVKIMTEGGPENSTLMTVYYIYKKAFVFLDLGYAFALAVVLMAILIAIALLQGRILRTRFEY; translated from the coding sequence GTGCGCCGTTTGCGAGATGGGGCAACCATCGCGCTCTTCCTAACACCAGCGTTCGTCGGCTTAGGACTCTTTCACTTTCTGCCGATCTTCATTGCTCTTCGTGGAAGCCTATTTGACCTCAATCTTCTCGTGCCGGACCGCGAAACGTTCATCGGCGTAGAGCACTACATGACGATGCTCTCGGACGAAGAGTTCCGTCGATCGCTCCTCAACACTGTTGTTTACACGGGGACCAAGTTGGTGATCCAGCTACCCCTGTCGTTCGGGCTCGCGCTACTCATCGAAACACGTCTGCGCGGTACGACACTTCTTCGCAGCGCCATCTTCGCGCCAACGGTGACAGCGGTCGCGATTGCAGCGGTGATTTGGGGCCTCATGTATCAGCCGCAAGCCGGGCTGATCAATTCAATTCTCGGGGCGGTGGGCATCGAGCCTCAGTCCTTTCTGACTAGCAAAGACCAGGCGCTTCCATCGATCATCGCCCTGGGAATCTGGCAGGACACGGGATTGACCGTGCTGATCCTCTTAGGTGGTCTTCAAGGGATCCCTAGAGATTTCTACGAGGCCGCGCAGCTTGACGGTGCATCCGGCTGGCAAGCTGTGCGGCATCTAACGTTGCCCCTCCTCCGCCGAACCATCCTCTTCACGGTGGTGCTGACCACGATCTTTGCTTTCAAGGTGTTTGCCGAGGTCAAGATCATGACCGAGGGCGGACCGGAGAACAGCACCCTCATGACCGTGTACTACATCTACAAGAAGGCCTTCGTATTCCTCGACCTGGGCTACGCGTTCGCCTTGGCAGTCGTGTTGATGGCGATCCTGATTGCTATTGCACTTCTGCAGGGCCGGATTCTGCGGACGCGGTTCGAGTACTAA
- a CDS encoding carbohydrate ABC transporter permease, which yields MLTFATPFLWMFGSAFKTQGDIFAHAYPLTWETILPARPTLDNFASVIFGRGIGRNFLNNLIVAAAQVVLTLTVCAMAAYAFARLRFPGRDALFGLVLFAALIPFEATMIPLFQVMGILDLRSTYFALFLPWIANPLGIFLLRQAFLEVPRDYEEAAIIEGASRLQIFWNIVLPMSRPALITLVLLTFLWSWNSYLWPLIVMQDSSKQVIQVAIASFSAPEQLPSWGDIFAASALATVPVLTIFLLLQRYYVRGVAMSGLK from the coding sequence ATGCTGACTTTTGCGACGCCGTTCCTTTGGATGTTCGGTTCTGCCTTCAAGACTCAGGGCGATATTTTCGCCCATGCATATCCGCTTACGTGGGAAACGATCCTTCCCGCGCGCCCGACTCTTGACAATTTTGCGAGTGTCATATTTGGACGGGGGATCGGCCGCAATTTCCTCAACAACCTGATCGTGGCGGCCGCACAGGTCGTGCTTACGCTCACCGTGTGCGCGATGGCGGCATACGCATTCGCCCGCCTGCGATTTCCAGGACGGGACGCGCTCTTCGGGCTAGTGCTCTTCGCCGCTCTGATTCCGTTTGAGGCAACGATGATCCCGCTGTTCCAGGTGATGGGAATCCTCGACCTTCGGTCTACCTATTTCGCATTGTTTCTTCCATGGATTGCGAATCCCCTGGGAATCTTCTTGCTTCGTCAAGCGTTCCTCGAGGTTCCCAGAGATTATGAGGAGGCCGCGATCATCGAAGGGGCATCTCGTCTTCAGATCTTTTGGAACATCGTCTTACCGATGTCGCGGCCGGCGCTTATCACATTGGTCTTGCTGACGTTCCTCTGGTCGTGGAACTCGTACCTATGGCCCCTGATCGTGATGCAGGACTCGTCCAAGCAAGTCATTCAAGTGGCCATCGCGAGCTTTAGTGCTCCCGAACAGCTTCCCTCCTGGGGGGACATCTTCGCAGCGTCCGCCCTGGCGACGGTTCCCGTGCTAACCATCTTCCTGCTCCTCCAGCGCTACTACGTGCGTGGAGTAGCAATGTCCGGGCTGAAGTGA
- a CDS encoding carbohydrate kinase family protein: protein MRLWAKAVGIVSRVGSDYPADCLDALADAGIDTSGIRRVNDEHALLSGYQYDQQGHRRQVDPSSRLPLSEPTVGKEWAEQSSMIRVPESVRELFDPRFDDVPASFRSARGFHIANMGYPAQRAYVDSLQGKLLSLDATDPDLPLELHTKLLGAVDLFLPSEIQAKGLLTGAKEDWPHALARLAELGPWIVAVKVGSEGSWVHDSKAGRSWHIPVVPLAQVKDPTGAGDAYCGGFLAAVIDGHDALESGLRATVSASFVIEAFDARHGLQVSRDEAESRLVPLRRLVSEAGRNSQLN from the coding sequence ATGCGCTTGTGGGCGAAGGCCGTTGGCATCGTCAGCCGGGTGGGGTCTGACTATCCGGCAGACTGTCTCGACGCTCTTGCCGACGCCGGCATCGACACATCGGGCATCCGTCGTGTCAACGATGAGCACGCCCTCCTGTCTGGATACCAGTACGACCAACAGGGCCATCGTCGGCAGGTAGATCCGTCCAGTCGCTTACCTCTATCCGAGCCGACAGTTGGAAAGGAATGGGCCGAGCAATCGTCGATGATTCGAGTGCCGGAGTCTGTTCGGGAGCTATTCGACCCGAGGTTTGACGATGTACCTGCATCATTCCGATCCGCACGCGGTTTTCACATCGCAAATATGGGGTATCCAGCCCAGCGGGCCTACGTCGACTCTCTTCAGGGCAAGCTACTAAGCCTGGATGCAACCGACCCGGATTTGCCGCTCGAGCTTCACACGAAATTGCTGGGCGCCGTGGATTTGTTTCTGCCTAGCGAGATCCAGGCCAAAGGGCTACTCACTGGCGCCAAGGAGGACTGGCCGCATGCTCTGGCAAGGCTCGCTGAGCTCGGCCCCTGGATCGTCGCGGTCAAGGTCGGAAGTGAAGGCTCTTGGGTGCACGACTCGAAGGCCGGACGATCGTGGCACATTCCCGTGGTTCCGCTGGCTCAAGTCAAAGACCCGACTGGGGCCGGCGACGCCTACTGCGGAGGATTTCTGGCCGCAGTCATCGACGGCCATGACGCGCTCGAGTCTGGCCTTCGGGCGACGGTATCGGCGTCCTTTGTCATAGAAGCATTCGATGCAAGACATGGCTTGCAGGTTTCGAGGGACGAGGCCGAGAGCCGACTCGTCCCTCTACGACGGCTTGTGTCGGAGGCAGGGCGAAATTCACAACTCAACTAG
- a CDS encoding SIS domain-containing protein translates to MNDRTDFVNKRAVSVETMLSAIEHQAELVDGVVRSVGIQASRVVQELQGRGIRNVYVTGCGDSLYAALAVRLAFDLHSGCRMEPVEALEFSRYVVHGIPERSAVFGVSASGNKARTIEAMRRAKTAGALTVAVTGTDGGAFAGETDLAIYQNESEYRVPAPPGEGTFKLGNYIASIVSLYLVALGLGIGTGRLNRDGHAELVEEIRRAGTVISRTIQANAESLDRLAKVLSETDEYHILGGGPSYATALFMAAKMFELPQRHGVPVELEEWAHEQYFLTRRGTHLIVIVPPGASRDRAHELISGAKAMGAHITSVCDSEDRETQSISDSTCPVVGTIREEFSPLTYCVPGQLLATAISKSLGKPAFQFISSDQYETNVRMVAGSQIR, encoded by the coding sequence GTGAATGACCGCACGGACTTTGTGAACAAGCGCGCAGTGAGCGTGGAAACGATGTTGTCAGCTATCGAGCACCAAGCTGAGCTCGTAGATGGCGTCGTGCGAAGTGTCGGAATACAGGCCAGCCGTGTGGTACAGGAGCTTCAGGGACGCGGCATTCGCAATGTCTACGTCACGGGGTGCGGCGACTCCCTGTACGCCGCATTGGCCGTGCGTCTCGCGTTCGATTTGCACTCCGGCTGCCGTATGGAGCCCGTCGAGGCGCTCGAGTTTTCACGCTATGTCGTCCACGGCATTCCCGAGCGGTCGGCCGTCTTTGGCGTTTCGGCGAGTGGGAATAAGGCTCGCACAATCGAGGCCATGAGGCGGGCGAAGACCGCAGGCGCACTCACCGTCGCAGTAACCGGCACGGATGGTGGCGCCTTCGCTGGGGAAACGGATCTGGCGATTTATCAGAATGAGTCGGAATACCGCGTACCTGCTCCACCCGGCGAGGGCACATTCAAGCTGGGCAACTACATCGCGAGCATCGTGTCCCTCTACCTAGTAGCCCTCGGCCTGGGTATAGGCACGGGGAGATTGAATCGCGATGGACACGCCGAGCTCGTCGAGGAAATCCGAAGAGCAGGCACGGTGATTTCGCGAACGATTCAAGCGAATGCCGAGTCATTGGACCGGTTAGCCAAGGTGCTGTCCGAAACGGACGAGTACCACATCCTAGGAGGCGGGCCCAGCTACGCGACGGCACTGTTCATGGCGGCGAAGATGTTCGAGTTACCGCAGCGCCATGGAGTACCGGTAGAACTTGAAGAGTGGGCACACGAGCAGTACTTCCTTACGCGCCGCGGGACCCACCTCATCGTCATCGTTCCGCCGGGGGCGAGCCGCGATCGAGCGCACGAGTTGATTTCGGGTGCAAAGGCCATGGGCGCACACATCACGTCGGTCTGCGACTCGGAAGATCGGGAAACTCAATCCATATCCGACTCCACATGTCCGGTCGTCGGAACAATTCGTGAGGAGTTCTCACCGCTGACCTACTGCGTACCTGGGCAACTGTTGGCGACGGCGATTAGCAAATCGCTCGGCAAACCAGCGTTTCAGTTCATCAGCAGTGATCAGTACGAGACCAACGTTCGGATGGTCGCGGGAAGTCAAATCAGATGA
- a CDS encoding BtpA/SgcQ family protein, translating into MTQPGGHFFQTIKKPVIATLHLKALPGSPSYRGEGLDRVIENAVSDGAALAAGGVDAICIQNNQDWPPAAERAETIAYMTRIATEMRREFGPIPLGISILPNGTDSALSVAHAVDAAFVRVKVYVGAVVAFGGIIEGTAYEAQSFRARTGAQDIQIAADVYDRSSSPLGSMPIEEAAVQASRQGMADALVVTGTSVEESLARVRLVKPRVGNTPVYVGGGTTHENVGRFLAEFDGVIVGHTFKRDKESGGGVDVARVRQYMEAVKRVRK; encoded by the coding sequence ATGACGCAGCCCGGTGGGCATTTCTTTCAGACGATCAAGAAGCCAGTGATCGCAACTCTCCATCTCAAGGCTCTGCCGGGCAGCCCGTCGTACCGGGGAGAAGGTCTGGATCGCGTCATTGAGAACGCTGTTTCCGATGGCGCAGCGCTGGCGGCAGGAGGAGTAGACGCAATCTGCATCCAGAACAATCAGGATTGGCCTCCAGCCGCAGAGAGGGCAGAGACCATCGCGTACATGACTCGAATTGCGACGGAGATGCGTCGTGAGTTCGGCCCGATCCCGCTAGGGATAAGCATCCTTCCTAACGGGACCGACAGCGCATTGTCGGTTGCGCACGCCGTCGACGCGGCGTTTGTTCGGGTCAAGGTTTATGTCGGTGCCGTGGTTGCGTTCGGAGGCATCATTGAAGGAACGGCGTACGAGGCACAGTCCTTCCGCGCACGCACGGGCGCACAAGACATCCAGATTGCGGCGGACGTCTATGACCGGTCCAGCTCCCCTTTAGGGTCGATGCCGATCGAGGAGGCCGCTGTTCAGGCGTCTCGCCAAGGAATGGCCGACGCCTTAGTTGTCACGGGGACATCAGTGGAGGAGAGCCTGGCCAGGGTGCGGCTCGTGAAGCCCAGGGTCGGCAACACGCCGGTGTATGTCGGAGGCGGGACCACGCACGAGAATGTCGGACGATTTCTCGCTGAGTTCGACGGGGTGATCGTGGGCCATACGTTCAAGAGAGATAAGGAATCAGGTGGTGGAGTCGATGTCGCGCGAGTCCGTCAATACATGGAAGCTGTTAAGCGTGTCCGGAAGTAG
- the allB gene encoding allantoinase AllB: MPVDLVIRNGTVVTGDETFAAGIAIDKGRIVAVATENYLPPALKDLDAGGMYVMPGLIDAHVHFRTPGLEHKEDLTTGSIGAAVGGVTCVLDMPNTVPLTASSAIVALRQRLIAESSYVDVMLVGVLIPDNGGEIVPMAESGVVGYKVYLGESVGGIATPDDGQLLDYMADVANTGLRFAFHAESGPILRHAQAKVRVAGRTDGAAFAESRPVIAEVEAIHRVCLFASHTGAKIHILHLSSKDGLNAIREWRRKGVDVTAETAPQYLFLTHDDLVQQGSRLRCNPPVRTADDAAELYRGLLDGDIDMIATDHAPHTDAEKTASDIWQAMSGITGVETAAALVLSEAVNTRGMTLERFVNVSSVNPARVWGVWPRKGALVVGADADVTIVDLKRDWVIDEKTLHSKNKVSVWHGRSGRGKPVSTIIGGRPVVVNGELVAAQPSGRLVNPVRPERRDGFA, from the coding sequence ATGCCGGTAGATCTTGTTATCAGAAACGGAACTGTCGTAACCGGTGACGAGACATTTGCGGCCGGCATCGCCATAGATAAGGGCCGCATTGTCGCCGTCGCTACCGAGAACTATTTGCCTCCCGCCTTGAAGGACCTCGACGCAGGTGGCATGTACGTCATGCCCGGCCTGATCGATGCCCACGTCCATTTCCGAACTCCGGGTCTGGAGCACAAGGAAGACCTGACAACCGGATCGATCGGAGCGGCGGTAGGTGGCGTGACTTGCGTGCTTGATATGCCGAATACCGTTCCGCTCACAGCGAGTTCGGCCATCGTCGCACTGAGGCAAAGGCTCATAGCCGAGAGTTCATATGTGGACGTGATGCTTGTAGGCGTCTTGATTCCAGACAACGGCGGCGAAATCGTGCCGATGGCGGAATCGGGAGTCGTTGGTTACAAGGTTTATCTCGGCGAGAGCGTGGGAGGAATAGCAACTCCAGACGACGGGCAGCTTCTCGACTACATGGCTGATGTCGCAAACACCGGCCTTCGCTTTGCGTTTCATGCCGAATCTGGTCCGATCTTGCGCCACGCTCAAGCGAAGGTCCGCGTTGCTGGTCGGACCGACGGGGCAGCATTTGCCGAGTCCCGCCCGGTCATCGCGGAAGTGGAAGCCATCCACCGTGTCTGTCTATTTGCGTCGCATACTGGCGCGAAGATTCACATCCTGCACCTCAGCTCGAAAGACGGCCTAAACGCCATTCGAGAGTGGCGCAGGAAGGGCGTTGATGTCACAGCGGAGACCGCGCCCCAGTACTTGTTTTTGACCCACGACGACCTCGTGCAGCAGGGATCCCGTCTGCGTTGTAATCCGCCTGTGCGCACGGCCGATGACGCGGCCGAACTCTATCGCGGTCTCTTAGACGGCGATATCGACATGATCGCCACTGATCACGCGCCACATACGGACGCCGAGAAGACGGCTTCGGACATTTGGCAGGCAATGTCGGGCATCACGGGAGTAGAGACCGCTGCTGCCCTCGTTCTCTCCGAAGCTGTCAACACACGTGGGATGACGCTCGAGCGATTCGTCAACGTCTCCTCTGTCAACCCCGCCCGAGTTTGGGGAGTTTGGCCGCGGAAGGGTGCTCTGGTGGTTGGTGCGGATGCCGATGTCACGATCGTTGACTTGAAGCGCGATTGGGTAATTGATGAGAAGACGCTCCACAGCAAGAACAAAGTCTCTGTGTGGCATGGCCGCTCCGGCCGGGGAAAGCCCGTCAGCACGATCATTGGTGGTCGACCAGTAGTGGTGAACGGTGAGTTAGTAGCCGCGCAACCTTCAGGTCGTCTGGTCAACCCTGTACGACCAGAACGCCGTGACGGTTTCGCATGA
- a CDS encoding amidohydrolase family protein — protein MTGTSPDGMTWLGVDGFLDGRQERQKNIVVGLSGSHISWVGSANDLDQERRSTVQWFPGCTLLPGIIDVHTHLSLAADGRTYEEMAADDDRAMVEIAARNARVHLQAGVTTVRENGARNDVGFTIRDTIASGRATGPRVLASGRPITPSGGHFHWCNGVADGEVALRAAANQLIDQGADHLKIMASGGGTKSSNPRLPTYTIGELSAVVAVAHERQRLTTAHCRATESLARAQNAAIDCVEHAEFLGPDGAIQFDEKIAEGLVASGTYISPTLQAFGHYRLVELRRIALERGLSRDEQLADDQLRRHLDTHLGTFAAFLRLGAGARMVYGSDAGPHFTRFGDVAFGLQLMVDGGMSPLQAIAAATSVAAEACGRDDIGIIAVGKRADCIVVLGDPSADIAAIARIVAVYKDGALAHASPS, from the coding sequence ATGACCGGCACGAGCCCCGACGGGATGACGTGGTTAGGCGTAGATGGATTCCTCGATGGACGCCAAGAGCGGCAGAAGAACATCGTCGTTGGTCTTTCGGGCTCACACATTTCCTGGGTCGGTTCTGCAAACGACTTGGACCAAGAGCGTCGCTCCACCGTGCAGTGGTTTCCTGGATGCACGCTTCTCCCAGGCATTATCGATGTCCATACGCATTTGTCGTTGGCTGCGGATGGCCGAACGTACGAGGAGATGGCCGCCGACGATGACCGGGCGATGGTCGAAATCGCGGCCCGGAATGCGCGAGTTCACTTACAGGCGGGAGTGACGACAGTTAGGGAGAATGGCGCGCGCAACGACGTGGGATTCACGATCCGAGACACGATCGCCTCCGGGCGCGCTACGGGTCCCCGTGTGCTGGCTAGCGGCCGGCCAATAACACCATCGGGCGGGCACTTCCACTGGTGCAATGGCGTAGCCGATGGGGAAGTCGCGCTTCGCGCCGCCGCGAACCAACTGATCGATCAGGGCGCGGATCATCTCAAGATCATGGCAAGCGGCGGAGGAACAAAGTCAAGCAATCCGCGGTTGCCCACCTACACGATCGGTGAGTTATCCGCAGTTGTAGCTGTGGCGCACGAACGCCAGCGACTTACGACTGCGCATTGTCGAGCAACCGAGAGCCTCGCGCGAGCACAGAACGCTGCGATCGATTGTGTAGAACACGCTGAGTTTCTGGGTCCCGATGGTGCAATTCAATTCGATGAGAAGATTGCAGAAGGGCTCGTCGCGTCCGGGACATACATCAGTCCAACCTTGCAAGCCTTCGGTCATTACCGTCTCGTGGAACTGCGCCGTATCGCGCTCGAGCGGGGCCTCTCTCGTGACGAGCAACTCGCTGACGACCAACTCCGGCGGCACCTTGACACTCACCTCGGTACCTTTGCGGCTTTCCTCAGACTCGGCGCTGGTGCCCGTATGGTGTACGGGTCCGATGCTGGGCCTCACTTCACCCGCTTCGGCGACGTGGCATTTGGTCTCCAACTCATGGTGGATGGCGGTATGAGCCCGCTCCAAGCCATTGCAGCGGCCACGAGCGTTGCCGCGGAAGCCTGCGGGCGGGATGACATCGGGATCATCGCGGTCGGTAAACGTGCTGATTGCATTGTCGTTCTAGGCGATCCATCGGCCGACATCGCGGCGATCGCGAGAATCGTCGCTGTTTATAAGGACGGCGCCCTCGCGCACGCGAGTCCTTCGTAG